A section of the Oryzias latipes chromosome 10, ASM223467v1 genome encodes:
- the tgfbi gene encoding transforming growth factor-beta-induced protein ig-h3, which produces MRACVLVLALSLVLTVCVARSPYQTVLQHSRIRGRQQGPNVCAMQQVKGSDKKYFTNCKQWYHRKICGKPTVITYECCPGYEKISGEKGCPAALPLVNIYNTLGVAGASTTQQYSERADLRNEIEGPGSFTFFAPSNGAWANLPTEILDALVSNVNIELLNALHYHMVDQRLTSEELKHGSVFTSMYQDSTVHIHHYKNGIITVNCARLIKPDQHATNGIVHVVDRVITATSSDLQVMVDIEDDLETLRTAMAAAGLTTMLEGEDQYTIFAPTNEAFNKIPADTLTRILGDPVALKDLLKNHIIKHIHCAESIVSGTPMETLQGTVLEVGCDGEQMTLNGKAIVTLKDKLGTNGVIHYINELLIPDSAKTLLELAEGSTVSTATKFFVDAGLSSRLTGSEALTMLAPLNEAFKGSETMSPDLRKLLTNHILKDQLSSKSLYHGQELETLGGLKLRVFVYRNNLCIENSCIAAHDKVGRHASMFTVDKVLVPPMGTIMDVLKADNRFSMLVGAIQTAGMTELLNQQGALTFFAPTDMAFREMPQAERSRLLRNSQQLSSVLRLHVGDGVLVSGGISSHVRLLSLQGEKLELNMRNYTIYANKVPVVEADLMATNGVVHAVNSIIKSLPPKVDREQADGPSAQMRSAASFRVDSRSFRNDDLFQKVLKSHSSRAMKNSQ; this is translated from the exons ACCGAATGTTTGTGCCATGCAGCAAGTTAAAGGCTCTGACAAGAAATATTTCACCAACTGCAAACAGTGGTACCACCGGAAGATCTGCGGCAAACCCAC GGTGATCACATATGAGTGCTGTCCAGGTTACGAGAAGATTTCTGGAGAGAAAGGCTGTCCTGCAG CGCTGCCTCTGGTGAACATCTACAACACTCTGGGCGTAGCGGGAGCCTCCACCACTCAGCAGTACTCGGAGCGAGCCGACCTAAGGAATGAGATCGAGGGTCCTGGGAGCTTCACGTTCTTTGCTCCCAGCAATGGGGCCTGGGCCAACCTGCCAACA GAGATCCTGGACGCCCTGGTGAGCAACGTGAACATCGAGCTGCTGAACGCTCTTCATTACCACATGGTAGACCAAAGGCTGACATCTGAGGAGCTGAAGCACGGCTCCGTCTTCACCTCCATGTACCAGGACTCAACCGTGCACATCCACCACTACAAAAACGGG ATCATCACAGTGAACTGTGCACGTCTCATCAAACCTGATCAGCACGCCACCAATGGGATCGTGCACGTGGTCGACCGTGTCATCACGGCCACCAGCAGTGATCTGCAGGTGATGGTCGACATCGAGGACGACCTGGAAACGCTGAGA ACAGCCATGGCTGCTGCAGGTTTGACCACCATGCTGGAGGGTGAAGATCAGTACACTATTTTTGCTCCAACAAATGAAGCCTTTAACAAGATTCCTGCAGATACCCTGACAAGGATCCTGGGAGACCCAGTGGCCCTGAAAG ACTTGCTGAAGAACCACATCATTAAGCACATACACTGTGCCGAGTCCATCGTGTCAGGAACCCCAATGGAGACTCTGCAGGGGACTGTTCTGGAGGTGGGCTGTGATGGAGAACAGATGACCCTGAATGGAAAGGCCATCGTCACCCTGAAGGACAAGCTGGGAACCAACGGAGTGATCCACTACATCAACGAGCTGCTGATCCCGGACTCTG cTAAAACACTGCTGGAGTTGGCTGAAGGTTCAACCGTTTCAACGGCCACTAAGTTTTTTGTTGACGCTGGTCTGTCCTCCCGGTTGACTGGTTCTGAGGCTCTGACCATGCTGGCTCCTCTGAACGAGGCCTTCAAAG GAAGCGAAACAATGAGTCCTGACCTCCGAAAGCTGTTGACCAATCACATCCTGAAGGACCAGCTGTCGTCCAAGTCTCTGTACCATGGTCAGGAGCTGGAGACGCTGGGGGGCCTTAAACTCAGAGTCTTTGTCTACAGAAAC AACCTGTGCATAGAGAACAGTTGCATCGCTGCACACGACAAAGTTGGACGCCACGCCTCCATGTTCACCGTTGACAAAGTCCTTGTTCCACCAATGGGTACCATCATGGATGTTCTGAAGGCTGATAATCGCTTTAG CATGCTGGTTGGAGCAATCCAGACGGCTGGAATGACGGAGCTgctgaaccagcagggggcgctcaCCTTCTTTGCTCCTACAGACATGGCATTCAGGGAGATGCCCCAGGCGGAGCGAAGCAGGCTGCTGC GTAACTCTCAGCAGCTGTCATCCGTGCTGCGGTTGCACGTGGGGGACGGCGTGCTGGTCAGCGGGGGGATCAGCTCTCACGTCAGACTGCTGTCTCTGCAGGGAGAGAAGCTAGAGCTGAACATG CGGAACTACACCATCTACGCCAACAAGGTCCCCGTGGTCGAGGCGGACCTGATGGCGACCAATGGGGTCGTTCACGCCGTCAACAGCATCATCAAGTCCCTGC ctccaAAGGTGGACAGAGAGCAGGCAGACGGACCGTCTGCTCAGATGAGATCAGCTGCGTCCTTCAGG GTGGACTCCAGGAGCTTCAGGAACG ATGATCTTTTTCAGAAGGTTCTGAAGAGCCACTCCAGCAGGGCGATGAAGAACAGCCAGTAA
- the exosc3 gene encoding exosome complex component RRP40 translates to MSTTGGMFAVLKEKVGQVLVPGDEFCFGAEETISLSESAKPERAVCGPGLRRSGDRLVVMKSGVLRHKPPLTFWIDSQQKRYVATKGETVIGIVTARAGDTFRVDFGGSELASLSYLAFEGATKRNRPNVQVGDLVFAQFLIANKDMEPELVCIDGSGRANGMGAFGAGGLLIKVSLGLVRRLLAPNSDIRLDLEQLFPCELVVGMNGRVWVRASSVQQTLIVANLLQSCDTMTTQQRQQLFRRVQQGAL, encoded by the exons ATGAGCACGACAGGAGGCATGTTCGCCGTTCTGAAGGAGAAAGTTGGACAGGTTCTGGTTCCGGGGGACGAGTTCTGCTTTGGTGCAGAGGAAACGATCTCTCTGTCGGAGAGCGCGAAGCCGGAGCGCGCGGTGTGTGGACCAGGGCTGCGGCGGAGCGGAGACCGCCTGGTGGTGATGAAGAGCGGCGTGCTGCGGCACAAACCGCCGCTCACCTTCTGGATCGATTCCCAGCAGAAGCGG TATGTCGCCACTAAAGGGGAGACCGTGATCGGGATCGTGACGGCCCGAGCAGGAGACACCTTCAGGGTGGACTTTGGCGGCAGCGAGCTGGCGTCTCTGTCTTACCTGGCGTTTGAAGGAGCCACCAAGCGAAACCGACCCAACGTCCAG GTGGGCGACTTGGTGTTTGCTCAGTTCCTCATCGCCAACAAAGACatggagcctgagctggtgtGCATCGACGGGTCGGGGCGAGCCAATGGGATGGGGGCGTTTGGAGCAGGAGGTCTGCTCATCAAAGTCTCGCTGGGGCTGGTCAGAAG GCTGCTCGCCCCCAACAGTGACATCCGCTTGGACCTGGAGCAGCTCTTTCCATGCGAGCTGGTGGTGGGCATGAACGGCCGGGTGTGGGTGAGGGCGTCCAGCGTCCAGCAGACCCTGATAGTGGCGAACCTGCTGCAGAGCTGTGACACCATGACGACGCAACAGAGGCAGCAGCTGTTCAGGAGggtccagcagggggcgctgtaG